A stretch of Glandiceps talaboti chromosome 18, keGlaTala1.1, whole genome shotgun sequence DNA encodes these proteins:
- the LOC144449340 gene encoding monocarboxylate transporter 12-like: MNRRRSSALNRRRRSSVAGPDGGWGYMVALATGTADALISTFAYVLSPLFIELRRHFNASAGETSWVLSLQYISFVLACIGTSSGDQIGARKTVIIFGCIASVGILISSFATSIYFLYATVGLITGIGFAGSYSPMHVTNARYFPTRFPLVNGIAMLGPGIALFIFPPILQLCVDLYGWRGAFMVESAIIANLCVCGALLRPLKPTLGTIGGEKKETINNTALNREVWKEEDDDDDDDGSGKAPCICSLCEDYCELCRSPRFIIYLCSVLCVALAVSGALVHLQPRATEAQVGTAQQTSFLVSISGICSLFGRLGGSSLLVHFNILSSTSTFILSTMIIGVGCFIPNLADTYIGFTVLSGLLGVGSGMCFAVVLVCARHLVEFEQVSYSFAMVLSSFGVGLVIGAPIAGLIYDVSQHYDYAYYTLGAFSLLGGILLIPGQIVEKCKKRNDDEPTSL, from the exons ATGAACAGAAGACGTTCTTCAGCATTGAACAGAAGACGACGTTCTTCCGTGGCTGGTCCGGATGGAGGCTGGGGCTACATGGTTGCCCTGGCAACCGGTACAGCTGATGCCCTAATTTCAACTTTTGCATATGTCTTGAGTCCTCTATTTATTGAATTAAGAAGACACTTTAATGCCAGTGCAGGGGAAACGTCATGGGTTTTATCATTGCAGTACATCTCATTTGTCCTTG CTTGTATAGGAACTTCATCAGGTGACCAAATTGGAGCTCGAAAGACGGTGATTATATTTGGTTGCATCGCATCCGTCGGAATACTCATTAGTTCCTTCGCTACAAGTATATATTTCCTGTATGCTACTGTCGGTCTAATAACAG GAATTGGTTTTGCGGGCAGTTATTCTCCAATGCACGTGACCAATGCACGATACTTTCCCACAAGATTCCCTCTTGTGAACGGCATAGCTATGCTTGGGCCGGGCATAGCACTTTTCATATTTCCACCAATATTGCAACTTTGTGTTGACCTATATGGTTGGAGGGGCGCTTTCATGGTTGAATCTGCTATCATTGCAAATCTTTGTGTTTGTGGGGCTCTATTGCGACCCTTAAAACCTACGCTTGGCACAATTGGAGGagagaaaaaagaaacaataaACAATACTGCTTTAAACAGAGAAGTCTGgaaagaagaagatgatgatgacgatgacgacggtTCGGGAAAGGCACCATGTATCTGTTCTCTGTGTGAAGATTATTGCGAATTGTGTCGTTCGCCTCGTTTCATCATATATCTCTGTTCTGTTTTATGTGTGGCTCTTGCCGTCAGTGGAGCTCTGGTGCATCTACAGCCACGTGCAACAGAAGCTCAAGTAGGAACTGCACAGCAAACCTCTTTCCTTGTATCCATAAGTGGAATTTGTAGCTTGTTTGGCAGACTGGGTGGAAGTAGCTTACTCgttcattttaacattttgtcGTCAACTTCGACCTTCATACTGAGTACAATGATAATAGGAGTTGGTTGTTTCATACCTAACTTGGCTGACACCTATATAGGCTTTACTGTCCTCAGTGGACTACTGGGTGTTGGTTCAGGGATGTGTTTTGCGGTGGTACTTGTATGTGCTCGACATCTTGTAGAATTCGAACAAGTCTCATATTCCTTTGCTATGGTTTTGTCTTCATTTGGTGTAGGACTGGTGATTGGAGCCCCTATCGCAG GTCTTATATACGATGTATCACAACACTATGACTACGCCTATTACACACTCGGTGCGTTTAGTCTCCTTGGTGGAATCCTGCTCATTCCGGGACAGATTGTAGAAAAATGCAAAAAGAGAAACGATGATGAACCAACCAGTTTATAA